From the Nonlabens marinus S1-08 genome, one window contains:
- a CDS encoding asparaginase translates to MKPRILLIYTGGTIGMMKDPETWALKSFNFEELLLHIPELRQLDCEISTISYTHPIDSSNMNLKSWQRLGEMIHERYDDFDGFVVLHGSDTMAYTGSALSFMFENLTKPIILTGSQLPIGDLRTDAKENLITTIQLASQIQNGRPIIREVCIYFEYQLYRANRTAKVSADHFEAFMSPNYPPLAISGVHLNIDQNLLWQGTFDEFAFAKANQPQLPEDEYKMFYRPDFVNDVVILKLFPGITPEVVNAICNIPELKGIVLETYGSGNAPSEQWFVDAMKRTLDKGVYIVNVTQCRGGAVDMGKYETSVQLKAIGMVSGKDMTTETALAKMMYLLNYTTTLADFKHYFEKSLRGEVTE, encoded by the coding sequence ATGAAGCCTAGAATTCTTCTTATATATACTGGCGGTACGATTGGGATGATGAAGGATCCAGAAACCTGGGCTCTTAAATCATTTAACTTTGAAGAACTCCTCCTGCATATACCAGAGTTGCGACAACTGGACTGCGAGATCAGTACAATCTCATATACTCATCCCATAGATTCCTCTAACATGAACTTGAAAAGCTGGCAGCGGCTGGGAGAGATGATTCATGAGCGCTATGATGATTTTGATGGCTTTGTTGTCTTGCATGGTAGTGATACTATGGCGTACACCGGCAGTGCCTTGAGCTTTATGTTTGAGAACTTGACTAAGCCTATTATTCTAACAGGCTCACAGCTGCCTATAGGCGACTTAAGAACAGATGCTAAGGAAAATTTAATTACCACCATACAGCTGGCATCCCAGATTCAAAACGGTAGGCCTATCATTAGAGAAGTTTGCATTTATTTTGAATATCAGTTGTATCGCGCAAACCGGACAGCTAAGGTGAGTGCAGATCATTTTGAAGCATTTATGTCACCTAACTATCCGCCGCTAGCGATAAGTGGGGTACATCTCAATATTGATCAGAATCTTTTATGGCAGGGAACTTTTGATGAGTTCGCTTTCGCGAAAGCGAACCAACCACAGCTTCCTGAAGATGAGTACAAGATGTTTTACCGCCCTGATTTTGTCAATGATGTCGTCATTCTCAAACTGTTTCCTGGAATAACCCCTGAGGTGGTCAATGCGATTTGTAATATTCCTGAATTGAAAGGCATCGTACTGGAAACCTATGGCAGCGGGAACGCCCCTAGTGAGCAATGGTTTGTCGATGCGATGAAAAGAACTCTTGATAAAGGCGTTTATATTGTAAACGTGACCCAATGCCGTGGAGGTGCTGTGGACATGGGGAAATATGAAACCAGTGTACAGCTTAAAGCTATTGGGATGGTGTCTGGTAAAGACATGACCACGGAAACTGCGCTGGCCAAAATGATGTACTTATTGAATTACACCACAACACTTGCTGACTTCAAGCATTATTTTGAAAAATCCTTGCGTGGGGAGGTGACAGAATGA
- a CDS encoding 1-acyl-sn-glycerol-3-phosphate acyltransferase encodes MQFDDIRYFNEEEVGVALKSAVRHPMIKTLFQYTFPDKTDEEIKEIVLSCKTVNDFQREVISVTVKRVLEETSAGLTTTGFDKLDPEQSYLYISNHRDIVLDTCLINLTLFNYDLIRTASAIGDNLVQRPFVNALSKLTRNFIVKRGGTPRETLMSSKNLSEYVEYLLKERNRSVWIAQRQGRTKDGNDVTEQGVLKMIALAAGKRPVAEYLNSLKIVPVSISYEYDPTDILKVPELLAKKAQKEYIKSENEDFNSILKGALGQKKHIHIHASEPLELKTKDDEAVNQLLQHVVSKLDRVIQSNYRLWPTNYIAFDLLNDTQSYTEHYTDKDQKQFERRLRLRVDMKDPEAVKSFLNMYARPVINKEELELAYEA; translated from the coding sequence GTGCAATTTGATGATATACGGTACTTTAATGAGGAAGAAGTGGGCGTTGCCCTAAAGAGTGCTGTGCGTCACCCTATGATCAAGACGCTTTTTCAATACACCTTCCCAGATAAAACGGACGAGGAGATTAAGGAGATCGTCCTTTCTTGTAAAACAGTTAACGACTTTCAGCGTGAGGTCATTTCTGTAACTGTAAAACGGGTGTTAGAAGAAACATCTGCAGGATTGACGACTACTGGATTTGATAAATTAGATCCAGAGCAATCCTATCTGTACATTTCTAATCACCGAGATATCGTTTTAGATACGTGTTTGATCAATCTTACTCTATTCAATTACGATTTGATCCGTACTGCAAGTGCGATAGGTGACAATCTGGTGCAACGTCCTTTTGTAAACGCGTTAAGTAAATTGACTCGCAATTTTATTGTGAAGCGTGGCGGTACTCCTCGAGAGACTTTAATGAGTAGTAAGAACCTTAGTGAATATGTAGAATATTTGCTTAAAGAAAGAAATCGCAGTGTCTGGATTGCTCAACGACAAGGACGTACAAAAGATGGCAATGATGTGACGGAGCAGGGGGTTTTGAAAATGATAGCCCTAGCTGCTGGCAAACGACCCGTTGCAGAGTATCTCAACAGCCTCAAAATAGTTCCAGTCTCCATATCGTATGAATACGATCCTACAGATATTCTCAAAGTACCCGAGTTACTGGCCAAAAAAGCCCAAAAAGAATACATCAAGTCTGAAAACGAAGATTTCAATAGCATTCTTAAGGGAGCGCTAGGTCAGAAAAAGCACATCCATATACATGCTTCTGAACCTCTGGAATTGAAAACTAAGGATGATGAGGCGGTCAATCAATTGCTACAACACGTGGTCAGCAAGCTGGATCGTGTGATTCAAAGTAATTACCGTTTGTGGCCTACAAATTATATCGCATTTGATTTGCTCAACGATACTCAGTCATATACAGAGCATTATACCGATAAAGATCAAAAACAATTCGAACGCCGTTTGCGCCTGCGAGTTGACATGAAAGATCCAGAAGCAGTAAAAAGTTTTTTAAATATGTATGCCCGACCGGTCATTAATAAAGAAGAGCTAGAACTTGCTTATGAAGCCTAG
- a CDS encoding TatD family hydrolase, whose amino-acid sequence MILTDTHTHLYSEQFDEDRESMIQRAFEAGVSRFFIPAIDSAYTAGMRELKQNYPDHMFLMAGLHPTHVKENHAEELQHVKEELATGDYVAVGEIGVDLYWDQSTRDLQMQAFHQQIEWALEYELPIVIHCRDAFDEVFEVLKSHQGRRLKGIFHCFTGTLEQAQLAIAYGMKLGIGGVVTFKNGKIDQFLDQIDIEQIVLETDAPYLAPVPYRGKRNESAYIERVAIKVAEIYGLEVEEVARITTLNSREVFGV is encoded by the coding sequence ATGATTTTAACTGATACGCATACACATTTATACAGCGAGCAATTTGATGAAGATCGCGAGAGCATGATTCAACGAGCATTCGAAGCTGGAGTGAGCCGATTTTTCATTCCTGCAATAGATTCTGCATACACCGCAGGTATGCGAGAATTAAAGCAGAATTACCCAGATCATATGTTTCTTATGGCAGGTTTACATCCCACCCATGTAAAAGAAAATCATGCAGAGGAATTGCAGCATGTAAAAGAGGAGTTGGCCACTGGTGATTATGTAGCCGTTGGTGAGATAGGTGTTGATTTATACTGGGATCAGTCCACTCGCGACTTGCAGATGCAAGCCTTTCATCAACAAATCGAATGGGCGCTGGAGTATGAATTGCCGATTGTGATTCATTGCCGGGATGCGTTTGATGAAGTTTTTGAGGTGCTTAAATCACATCAAGGGAGGAGATTAAAAGGAATTTTTCATTGTTTTACTGGAACGCTGGAGCAAGCTCAACTTGCCATTGCCTATGGAATGAAATTAGGCATAGGTGGGGTGGTTACTTTTAAGAATGGAAAAATTGATCAGTTTCTAGATCAAATCGACATAGAACAGATTGTTTTAGAGACAGATGCTCCTTACCTAGCGCCAGTGCCTTACCGCGGTAAGCGCAATGAAAGCGCCTATATAGAGAGGGTCGCGATTAAAGTGGCAGAAATTTATGGGTTAGAGGTAGAAGAGGTTGCACGCATCACCACCTTAAATTCTCGTGAAGTCTTCGGCGTGTAG
- a CDS encoding retropepsin-like aspartic protease, giving the protein MASIKKILKEQGYIAHRIRIAKKSSHIVTKAQLNGHPGRFIIDTGASATCVDQALYKEFQLTTEFMEKQIGTASGSLRPRVSYKNTLELGDWSDEDVTLLSMDMSFVNSALKAEGMRSVQGLLGADFLIASAAIIDYRSKWLFLKL; this is encoded by the coding sequence ATGGCATCGATTAAAAAGATTTTAAAGGAACAAGGTTACATTGCACACCGCATACGCATTGCTAAAAAGAGCAGCCATATCGTTACCAAAGCACAACTTAACGGTCATCCTGGTAGGTTCATTATTGATACCGGTGCGAGTGCTACTTGTGTAGATCAAGCGCTTTACAAGGAATTTCAATTGACTACGGAGTTTATGGAGAAACAAATAGGTACAGCCAGCGGCTCCTTACGGCCACGAGTTTCTTATAAAAATACACTAGAATTGGGTGACTGGAGCGATGAAGATGTGACCTTACTTTCTATGGACATGAGCTTTGTCAACAGTGCTTTGAAAGCAGAGGGTATGCGATCTGTTCAAGGATTACTAGGTGCCGATTTTCTAATCGCAAGCGCCGCCATTATTGATTACCGCAGTAAATGGTTGTTTTTGAAATTATAG